Proteins from one Nakamurella multipartita DSM 44233 genomic window:
- a CDS encoding NADPH-dependent FMN reductase: MSRVSEIRIVTVVGNPKAGSRTLTAASTLASGVAERLREVGEFDPVVAEPIDLAVIADGLLAPWRLSPAAANAVDSARSAAVLVLATPTYKASYTGLLKLFLDTLPAGSLATAAVLPLTVAGGPGHRQLADLQLRPVLSELGAAVPTPSLLLEEAQLAALPPIVEDFLDRHAAVLTATVAALRRPARTAVTARTAVTHELKGSLS; this comes from the coding sequence GTGAGCCGGGTGAGCGAGATCAGGATCGTCACCGTGGTCGGCAACCCGAAGGCGGGTTCCCGGACGCTGACCGCCGCCAGCACGCTGGCCTCCGGGGTGGCCGAGCGACTGCGCGAGGTGGGCGAGTTCGACCCGGTGGTGGCCGAACCGATCGACCTGGCCGTGATCGCCGACGGGCTGCTCGCTCCGTGGCGGCTGTCCCCCGCCGCCGCGAACGCGGTCGACAGCGCCCGCTCGGCGGCGGTGCTCGTGCTGGCCACGCCGACCTACAAGGCCAGCTATACGGGACTGCTCAAACTGTTCCTGGACACCCTCCCGGCCGGTTCGCTGGCCACCGCGGCGGTGCTGCCGCTCACCGTGGCGGGTGGCCCCGGCCACCGGCAGCTCGCCGACCTGCAGCTGCGACCCGTGCTGAGCGAGCTCGGCGCGGCCGTGCCGACCCCGAGCCTGCTGCTCGAGGAGGCCCAGTTGGCCGCGCTGCCCCCGATCGTCGAGGACTTCCTCGACCGGCACGCCGCCGTGCTCACGGCCACCGTCGCCGCCCTGCGCCGCCCCGCCCGCACCGCAGTGACCGCCCGCACCGCAGTGACGCACGAACTGAAAGGCAGCCTGTCGTGA
- a CDS encoding DUF1684 domain-containing protein, which produces MQGSIAARVDEAGSRFWVRHGARIVELVRRGGRDAIRVRDPKAPERLGFRSVPTFPVDPAWVRTGRFTPLAEPRSVTVETARPDLRQQVTAVGTVEVDIEGTRHRLTATAGPRGRLTLSFTDPTNGRHTAPWRVVTLDPAADDGTIVVDFNRTVNLPFAFTQFGTCPAPVPGNHLPVAINAGERAPHRVTGPLATLAW; this is translated from the coding sequence GTGCAGGGCTCGATCGCGGCTCGGGTCGATGAGGCCGGTTCGCGATTCTGGGTTCGGCACGGTGCGCGGATCGTCGAGCTGGTGCGCCGCGGCGGCCGGGACGCCATCCGGGTGCGCGACCCGAAAGCACCGGAAAGGCTGGGTTTTCGGAGTGTTCCGACCTTCCCGGTGGACCCGGCCTGGGTCCGCACCGGTCGCTTCACGCCCTTGGCCGAGCCCCGCTCGGTCACGGTCGAGACCGCCCGTCCCGACCTGCGCCAGCAGGTCACCGCGGTGGGCACGGTCGAGGTCGACATCGAGGGCACCCGGCATCGGCTGACCGCCACGGCCGGACCGCGTGGCCGGCTGACCCTGTCGTTCACCGACCCGACGAACGGCCGGCACACCGCACCGTGGCGGGTCGTCACCCTCGACCCGGCGGCCGACGACGGCACGATCGTCGTGGATTTCAACCGGACCGTGAACCTGCCGTTCGCCTTCACCCAGTTCGGCACCTGCCCGGCCCCCGTCCCCGGCAATCACCTGCCGGTGGCCATCAACGCCGGCGAACGGGCACCGCACCGGGTGACCGGCCCGCTCGCGACGCTGGCCTGGTGA
- a CDS encoding beta-class carbonic anhydrase, whose amino-acid sequence MSVTDELLANAARYADTFDKGDLPLPPGRGVAVLACMDARLNVYGLLGLTEGDAHVIRNAGGVVTQDELRSLAISQRLLGTTEIILIHHTDCGMLTFTDDEFRRGIEQETGVKPAWAAEAFTDLDADVRQSIGRIRADTSIPVKDSVRGFVYDVTNGSLREVH is encoded by the coding sequence ATGTCCGTCACCGATGAACTCCTGGCCAACGCTGCCCGCTACGCCGACACCTTCGACAAGGGCGACCTGCCGCTGCCGCCCGGGCGCGGCGTGGCCGTCCTGGCCTGCATGGATGCCCGGCTCAACGTCTACGGGCTGCTCGGCCTGACCGAGGGCGACGCGCACGTCATCCGCAACGCCGGCGGGGTGGTGACCCAGGACGAACTGCGCTCGCTGGCCATCAGCCAGCGCCTGCTGGGCACCACCGAGATCATCCTGATCCACCACACCGATTGCGGCATGCTCACCTTCACCGACGACGAGTTCCGGCGGGGGATCGAGCAGGAGACCGGGGTCAAGCCGGCCTGGGCGGCCGAGGCGTTCACCGACCTGGACGCGGACGTGCGGCAGAGCATCGGCCGGATCCGCGCCGACACCTCGATCCCGGTCAAGGACTCGGTCCGCGGGTTCGTCTACGACGTCACCAACGGATCGTTGCGCGAAGTGCACTGA
- a CDS encoding NUDIX domain-containing protein, whose product MQGDGNGWARCGLGHRHWGRFGAAGLLLTRTRGGSTEILLQHRAAWTSDGDTWAIPGGARDSHETPAQGALREAAEEAGIVAADVEVVGLWHDDHDGWEYVTVVAMSLARVTLRANAESAELRWVRPEAVADLPLHTGFARTWPAVRRTYLPA is encoded by the coding sequence ATGCAGGGCGACGGCAACGGCTGGGCCCGGTGCGGTCTCGGGCACCGGCATTGGGGTCGGTTCGGGGCGGCCGGCCTGCTGCTCACCCGCACCCGCGGCGGGTCGACCGAGATCCTGTTGCAGCACCGGGCCGCGTGGACCAGCGACGGCGACACCTGGGCAATCCCGGGCGGCGCCCGCGACTCGCACGAGACGCCGGCCCAGGGGGCGCTGCGGGAGGCGGCCGAGGAGGCGGGCATCGTGGCCGCCGACGTCGAGGTGGTCGGGCTCTGGCACGACGATCACGACGGCTGGGAGTACGTGACGGTGGTGGCCATGTCGCTGGCCCGGGTCACCCTGCGGGCCAACGCGGAGAGTGCGGAACTGCGCTGGGTCCGGCCGGAGGCCGTGGCCGACCTGCCGCTGCACACCGGGTTCGCCCGCACCTGGCCCGCGGTGCGGCGGACCTACCTGCCGGCCTGA
- a CDS encoding cupin domain-containing protein, which produces MQKMSLTALAREQLDLARSASSGRSARTVWGGHEHVLRQTVIALTAGAALSEHENPGEATIAVLEGRVRMDAGGHQWQGRAGDLLLVPPSRHALTALEDAVVLLTVAKPDRA; this is translated from the coding sequence ATGCAGAAGATGTCGTTGACCGCGTTGGCCCGCGAGCAGCTCGATCTGGCCCGATCGGCCAGCAGCGGCCGCAGCGCCAGGACGGTCTGGGGCGGCCACGAGCATGTGCTGCGGCAGACGGTGATCGCGCTGACCGCGGGGGCGGCCCTGTCCGAGCACGAGAACCCCGGGGAGGCCACGATCGCGGTGCTCGAGGGCCGGGTGCGGATGGACGCCGGCGGCCATCAGTGGCAGGGCCGAGCCGGCGATCTGTTGCTGGTGCCCCCGTCCCGGCATGCGCTGACCGCCCTGGAGGATGCGGTCGTTCTGCTCACGGTGGCCAAACCGGACCGCGCCTGA
- a CDS encoding metallophosphoesterase, which produces MSTPPEARPGRVAVFGDVGGQRDALAAGLVALGADPGTLTLPADLTVVQVGDLMHRGPDSAGVIDLVDRVMTEQPDQWVQLTGNHEALYLGLPQFHWPERLPGPSREVINRWWGTQRLRVAAAVQVPGDAAAWLITHAGLTQGFWRHFLGLPDDGVTAARGLNRLIGNLHEKWLFRPGVMVTESIDLSAGPMWASAPDELIPSWREAALQMPFHQVHGHSSLVDWSTGRALGLPDRVGRFTPDPVLRHTTTTVGERRIVGIDPGHGRRPAPVWEPLVFPDARVVAR; this is translated from the coding sequence ATGTCAACGCCACCGGAGGCCCGGCCGGGTCGGGTCGCCGTCTTCGGTGACGTCGGGGGCCAGCGGGACGCCCTGGCCGCCGGGTTGGTGGCACTGGGGGCCGACCCGGGCACCCTGACGCTGCCGGCCGACCTGACGGTGGTGCAGGTGGGCGATCTGATGCACCGGGGCCCGGATTCGGCCGGGGTGATCGACCTGGTCGACCGGGTGATGACCGAGCAGCCCGACCAGTGGGTCCAGCTGACGGGCAATCATGAGGCGCTCTATCTGGGGTTGCCGCAGTTCCACTGGCCCGAACGGCTGCCCGGCCCGTCTCGCGAGGTGATCAACCGGTGGTGGGGCACCCAGCGGCTGCGGGTCGCCGCCGCGGTGCAGGTGCCCGGCGACGCGGCGGCCTGGTTGATCACCCACGCCGGGCTCACCCAGGGATTCTGGCGGCACTTCCTGGGCCTGCCGGACGACGGCGTGACGGCGGCGCGGGGGCTGAACCGGTTGATCGGCAACCTGCACGAGAAGTGGCTGTTCCGGCCGGGGGTCATGGTCACCGAATCCATCGACCTGTCCGCCGGGCCGATGTGGGCCTCGGCGCCGGACGAGCTCATCCCGTCCTGGCGGGAGGCTGCTCTGCAGATGCCTTTCCACCAGGTGCACGGGCACAGCAGCCTGGTCGACTGGTCCACCGGCCGTGCGCTCGGGCTGCCCGACCGGGTCGGCCGGTTCACGCCGGACCCGGTACTGCGGCACACCACGACGACGGTCGGCGAGCGCCGGATCGTCGGCATCGACCCCGGTCACGGGCGGCGGCCGGCCCCGGTCTGGGAGCCGCTGGTCTTCCCCGACGCCCGGGTGGTGGCCCGATAG
- a CDS encoding NtaA/DmoA family FMN-dependent monooxygenase (This protein belongs to a clade of FMN-dependent monooxygenases, within a broader family of flavin-dependent oxidoreductases, the luciferase-like monooxygenase (LMM) family, some of whose members use coenzyme F420 rather than FMN.) has protein sequence MSTDRPRKQIHLAAHFPGVNNTTVWSDPRSGSHIEFDSFVRFARIAERAKFDFLFLAEGLRLREQGGQIYDLDVVGRPDTFTVLAALAGVTERLGLTGTINSTFNEPYEVARQFATLDHLSDGRAAWNVVTSWDAFTGENFRRGGFLPQERRYERARAFLDAATQLFDSWDGVRVEPDRAAGRFLAGLDERDAAPTPGAFAVRDDDFDIEGHFNVPTSPQGRPVIFQAGDSDAGREFAAASADAIFSMHGTLAAGQAFYADVKSRLARYGRRPEDLLVLPAATFVLGDTAEQAHEQAALIRRQQVSGATAIAFAEQLWNRDLSGYDPDGPLPDVDPDPGEHTISRGRASVRHFRDRIAVAAQWRELAAAKGLSLREVVIEVTARQTFVGTAQSVADDIDRYVQADASDGFILVPHITPDGLADFADTVVPILQERGVFRTEYTGTTLRDHLGLTRPTPGSRRPTRFGRVAS, from the coding sequence ATGAGCACCGACCGACCCCGCAAGCAGATCCATCTGGCCGCCCACTTCCCCGGGGTCAACAACACCACCGTGTGGAGCGATCCCCGATCCGGCAGCCACATCGAGTTCGACTCGTTCGTGCGGTTCGCGCGCATCGCCGAGCGGGCCAAGTTCGACTTCCTGTTCCTGGCCGAAGGTCTGCGGCTGCGCGAGCAGGGTGGCCAGATCTACGACCTGGATGTGGTCGGCCGCCCGGACACCTTCACGGTGTTGGCCGCGCTGGCCGGGGTCACCGAGCGGCTCGGCCTGACCGGCACCATCAACTCCACCTTCAACGAGCCGTACGAGGTGGCCCGCCAGTTCGCCACGTTGGACCATCTGTCCGACGGTCGGGCCGCGTGGAACGTGGTGACGTCGTGGGACGCGTTCACCGGGGAGAACTTCCGGCGAGGCGGCTTCCTGCCGCAGGAACGGCGGTACGAGCGGGCCCGCGCCTTCCTGGACGCCGCGACGCAGTTGTTCGACTCCTGGGACGGGGTGCGGGTCGAGCCCGACCGGGCCGCCGGGCGCTTCCTGGCCGGACTGGACGAGCGGGACGCCGCGCCGACTCCCGGCGCGTTCGCGGTGCGCGACGACGACTTCGACATCGAAGGTCATTTCAACGTGCCGACCAGCCCCCAGGGCCGGCCCGTGATCTTCCAGGCGGGCGACTCGGACGCCGGCCGGGAGTTTGCCGCGGCCAGCGCCGACGCCATCTTCTCCATGCACGGCACGCTGGCGGCCGGGCAGGCGTTCTACGCCGACGTGAAGAGCCGGCTGGCTCGCTACGGTCGCCGGCCGGAGGACCTGCTGGTGCTGCCGGCGGCCACGTTCGTGCTCGGCGACACGGCCGAGCAGGCCCACGAACAGGCCGCCCTGATCCGCCGCCAGCAGGTCAGCGGAGCGACGGCGATCGCGTTCGCCGAGCAGCTGTGGAACCGTGACCTGTCCGGCTACGACCCGGACGGCCCGCTGCCCGACGTCGATCCGGATCCCGGGGAGCACACCATCTCCCGCGGCCGGGCCTCCGTCCGGCACTTCCGCGATCGGATCGCCGTCGCCGCCCAATGGCGCGAGCTGGCCGCCGCCAAGGGACTCTCGTTGCGGGAGGTGGTCATCGAGGTCACCGCGCGGCAAACCTTCGTGGGCACGGCGCAGTCCGTGGCCGACGACATCGACCGGTACGTCCAGGCCGATGCCAGCGACGGATTCATCCTGGTGCCGCATATCACCCCGGACGGGCTGGCCGACTTCGCCGACACGGTGGTGCCGATCCTGCAGGAACGCGGGGTCTTTCGCACCGAGTACACCGGCACCACCCTGCGCGATCACCTCGGGCTGACCCGCCCGACCCCGGGGTCCCGCCGACCCACCCGGTTCGGACGGGTGGCGTCATGA
- a CDS encoding LLM class flavin-dependent oxidoreductase: MTHLHLAIALDGAGWHPAAWREPGARPGDLFTAGYWVDLARSAERGLVDLITIEDSFGLQSSDVRGPDGRNGRVRGRLDAVQIAARVAPATRYVGLVPTALVTHTEPFHLAKAIATLDYVSHGRAGVRAQISPRAVDSDLVGRRYIPEFDRTGPITGEAAELLDELFTEAWDYVEVLRRLWDSWEDDAEIRDAVTGRFIDRNRLHAIDFTGDFFSVKGPSITPRPPQGQPLVTALAHAAPDLRELPIRFAAGQADLVWLTPHDRAQAQGLVEAVHLARQQSAAGSAPVHTFADLVVFLDRPGESGADRKERLDTLDGREYRSDAGVFTGSAAELADLLVDWQQAGITGFRLRPGVLPDDLDLIVEALTPELQARGRLRRNHEASTLRGLLGLPRPENRYATTRQGVNA, encoded by the coding sequence GTGACCCACCTGCATCTGGCCATCGCCCTGGACGGCGCCGGCTGGCACCCCGCGGCCTGGCGGGAGCCGGGCGCCCGGCCGGGCGACCTGTTCACCGCCGGCTACTGGGTCGACCTGGCTCGCTCCGCCGAGCGCGGGCTGGTCGACCTGATCACCATCGAGGACTCGTTCGGCCTGCAGTCCAGCGACGTCCGCGGGCCCGACGGGCGCAACGGCCGGGTCCGCGGACGGCTGGATGCGGTGCAGATCGCCGCCCGGGTCGCGCCGGCCACCCGGTACGTCGGCCTGGTACCGACCGCGCTGGTCACCCACACCGAGCCGTTCCACCTGGCCAAGGCGATCGCCACCCTCGACTACGTCAGCCACGGCCGCGCCGGCGTGCGGGCCCAGATCTCGCCGCGCGCGGTGGACAGCGACCTCGTCGGCCGCCGGTACATCCCGGAGTTCGATCGGACCGGGCCGATCACCGGTGAGGCGGCGGAACTGCTGGACGAGCTGTTCACCGAGGCCTGGGACTACGTCGAGGTGTTGCGCCGGCTCTGGGACAGCTGGGAGGACGACGCCGAGATCCGCGACGCCGTCACCGGCCGGTTCATCGACCGCAACCGGCTGCACGCCATCGACTTCACCGGTGACTTCTTCTCCGTCAAGGGCCCCTCGATCACTCCCCGCCCGCCGCAGGGCCAGCCGCTGGTGACCGCCCTCGCGCACGCCGCCCCGGATCTTCGCGAGCTGCCGATCCGGTTCGCCGCCGGACAGGCCGACCTCGTCTGGCTGACCCCGCACGACCGCGCCCAGGCGCAGGGCCTGGTCGAGGCCGTGCACCTGGCCCGGCAGCAGTCCGCGGCCGGGTCGGCCCCGGTGCACACGTTCGCCGACCTGGTGGTGTTCCTGGACCGGCCCGGTGAGTCCGGGGCCGACCGCAAGGAGCGGCTGGATACCCTCGACGGCCGCGAATACCGTTCGGACGCAGGGGTATTCACCGGGTCTGCGGCGGAACTGGCGGACCTGCTGGTCGACTGGCAGCAGGCCGGAATCACCGGGTTCCGGCTGCGTCCGGGCGTCCTGCCCGACGATCTGGACCTGATCGTCGAGGCGCTGACCCCGGAACTGCAGGCCCGCGGTCGGCTCCGCCGGAACCACGAGGCGAGCACCCTGCGCGGCCTGCTGGGCCTGCCCCGCCCGGAGAACCGTTACGCCACCACCCGTCAGGGAGTCAACGCATGA
- a CDS encoding sulfite exporter TauE/SafE family protein, with protein MPTLLLIAVVGFVAQLVDGSLGMAYGVTTTTLLLAIGTNPAAASATVHLAEIGTTLVSGASHWKFGNVDWKVVAKIGVPGAIGAFAGATVLSTISTEIAAPVMALILLTLGVYILVRFTTFGLPKGNLGKPLRKRFLGPLGLFAGFVDATGGGGWGPVGTPALLASGRIEPRKVIGSIDTSEFLVAVAASLGFLFSLGSQGIDWSWAAAILLGGVVAAPVAAYLVRHVPPRLLGSLVGGMIILTNTRSLLRSDWIDAPTSVQWLIYGPIVLIWIAAIAYSVHQYLKGKAQESADALHHEFAAREAALVGAEQPIGQAGR; from the coding sequence ATGCCCACACTCTTGCTCATCGCCGTGGTCGGTTTCGTCGCCCAACTCGTCGACGGCAGCCTCGGCATGGCCTACGGCGTCACCACGACGACGCTGCTGCTGGCCATCGGCACCAACCCGGCGGCCGCGTCGGCCACCGTGCATCTCGCCGAGATCGGCACCACTCTGGTCTCCGGCGCCTCTCACTGGAAGTTCGGCAACGTCGACTGGAAGGTCGTCGCCAAGATCGGCGTCCCCGGGGCCATCGGCGCGTTCGCCGGTGCCACCGTCCTGTCCACCATCTCCACCGAGATCGCGGCGCCGGTGATGGCCCTGATCCTGCTCACCCTCGGCGTCTACATCCTGGTGCGCTTCACCACCTTCGGGCTGCCCAAGGGCAACCTGGGCAAGCCGCTGCGCAAGCGGTTCCTGGGCCCGCTGGGCCTGTTCGCCGGGTTCGTCGACGCCACCGGCGGCGGCGGGTGGGGGCCGGTGGGCACGCCGGCGCTGCTGGCCAGCGGGCGGATCGAGCCGCGCAAGGTGATCGGCTCCATCGACACCAGCGAGTTCCTGGTCGCGGTGGCGGCCAGCCTGGGCTTTCTGTTCAGCCTGGGCTCGCAGGGCATCGACTGGTCCTGGGCCGCCGCGATCCTGCTCGGCGGGGTAGTGGCCGCACCGGTCGCCGCCTACCTGGTGCGGCACGTGCCGCCGCGGCTGCTGGGCTCGCTGGTCGGCGGCATGATCATCCTGACCAACACCCGCAGCCTGCTGCGCAGCGACTGGATCGACGCGCCCACCTCGGTGCAGTGGCTGATCTACGGGCCGATCGTGCTCATCTGGATCGCCGCGATCGCCTACTCGGTGCACCAGTACCTCAAGGGCAAGGCCCAGGAGTCGGCGGACGCGTTGCACCACGAGTTCGCCGCCCGGGAGGCGGCCCTGGTCGGCGCCGAGCAGCCGATCGGTCAGGCCGGCAGGTAG
- the ald gene encoding alanine dehydrogenase encodes MSALVVGVPAEIKDNENRVAMQPDGVYELAHTGHTVLVQAGAGAGSRFSDAEFAQAGARIVATADEVFAGADLIVKVKEPIPAEYHRFRAGQQLFTYLHLAADRGLTEFLLDRRIDSIAYETVQTPDGRLPLLAPMSEVAGRLAVQAAAHHLESPSGGAGILIGGVPGTPAAKITIIGGGVAGTEATKIAIGMRGIVRVFDTNPTRLAYLSDIFGGRVDLVTPNRARMAAYIADSDVLIGAVLVPGAKAPKLVTRSMIASMRPGSVAVDIAIDQGGCFETSRATTHSDPTYVDEGVVHYCVANIPGAVARTSTLALTSATLPYLVTVATLGVRGAVAADPVLARGVSTLGGQLTNAPVAAAHGLPFTDPIGLLDSPTRA; translated from the coding sequence ATGTCCGCCCTGGTCGTGGGAGTGCCGGCCGAGATCAAGGACAACGAGAACCGGGTCGCCATGCAGCCCGACGGCGTGTACGAGCTGGCCCACACCGGTCACACCGTGCTGGTGCAGGCCGGGGCGGGCGCCGGGTCCCGCTTCTCCGACGCCGAGTTCGCCCAGGCCGGGGCGCGGATCGTGGCCACCGCGGACGAGGTGTTCGCCGGGGCCGACCTGATCGTCAAGGTCAAGGAGCCGATCCCGGCCGAGTACCACCGGTTCCGCGCGGGCCAGCAGCTGTTCACCTACCTGCACCTGGCGGCCGATCGCGGCCTGACCGAGTTCCTGCTGGACCGCCGGATCGACTCGATCGCGTACGAGACCGTGCAGACCCCGGACGGCCGGCTGCCGCTGCTGGCCCCGATGAGTGAGGTCGCCGGTCGGCTGGCCGTGCAGGCGGCCGCCCATCACCTGGAGAGCCCGTCCGGCGGGGCCGGCATCCTGATCGGCGGGGTTCCCGGCACCCCGGCGGCCAAGATCACCATCATCGGCGGGGGGGTCGCCGGCACCGAGGCGACCAAGATCGCCATCGGCATGCGCGGCATCGTCCGGGTCTTCGACACCAACCCGACCCGGTTGGCCTACCTGTCGGACATCTTCGGCGGCCGGGTCGACCTGGTCACCCCGAACCGGGCCCGGATGGCCGCCTACATCGCCGACTCCGACGTGCTGATCGGCGCGGTCCTGGTGCCCGGCGCGAAGGCACCGAAGCTGGTCACCCGGTCGATGATCGCCAGCATGCGGCCGGGCAGCGTCGCCGTGGACATCGCCATCGATCAGGGCGGTTGTTTCGAGACCAGCCGGGCGACCACCCATTCCGATCCGACCTACGTCGACGAGGGCGTCGTGCACTACTGCGTGGCCAACATCCCCGGAGCCGTGGCGCGGACCTCGACCCTGGCCCTGACCTCGGCCACGTTGCCCTACCTGGTGACCGTGGCGACGCTGGGCGTGCGCGGTGCGGTGGCGGCCGACCCGGTCCTGGCCCGCGGCGTGAGCACCCTGGGCGGCCAGCTGACCAATGCCCCGGTGGCCGCGGCCCATGGCCTGCCGTTCACTGATCCGATCGGGCTGCTCGATTCACCCACCCGGGCTTGA
- a CDS encoding DUF4395 domain-containing protein: MALVRARSVAEVFRFPNPVNEKVARSVGGLVVLLTVAVLVFRTPWLLWALAIGFWLRVAFGPRVSPFAVLASRVIAPRLGPARLVPGPPKRFAQAIGATLSTAALVAYYLGAPTAAWVLVGLITVAAFLESVFAICLGCIIFGRLQALGVIPASVCEACNDIRLRRPQPASGSG, from the coding sequence ATGGCTCTGGTAAGAGCTCGGTCGGTCGCCGAGGTGTTCCGGTTTCCGAACCCGGTGAACGAGAAGGTGGCCCGGTCGGTCGGCGGCCTGGTGGTGCTGCTGACCGTCGCGGTGCTGGTGTTCCGCACGCCGTGGCTGCTCTGGGCGCTGGCGATCGGGTTCTGGCTGCGGGTGGCGTTCGGACCGCGGGTCTCGCCGTTCGCGGTGCTGGCCAGCCGGGTCATCGCGCCGCGGCTGGGTCCGGCCAGGCTGGTCCCGGGCCCGCCGAAGCGGTTCGCCCAGGCCATCGGCGCCACCCTGTCGACGGCGGCGTTGGTCGCCTACTACCTGGGCGCGCCGACCGCGGCCTGGGTGCTGGTCGGGCTGATCACCGTCGCCGCCTTCCTGGAGTCGGTGTTCGCGATCTGCCTGGGCTGCATCATCTTCGGCCGGCTGCAGGCGCTCGGGGTGATCCCCGCCTCGGTGTGCGAGGCCTGCAACGACATCCGGCTGCGGCGGCCGCAGCCGGCCAGCGGCAGCGGCTGA
- a CDS encoding GNAT family N-acetyltransferase, which translates to MTVAAAVDLSRPDPGLGDPDLDRVVWASLTSGHHARLTQRRGDAARYHPDVAPFVGLADPADPRGWADVAALVGPGATVAVSGAGVVPPADWAVTLIGRGVQLVDVTLDKQPDPEAVRLGPDDVPQILDLVARTEPGPFRPRTIELGTYLGIKHDGRLVALAGERLHPQGWTEISAVCTDPAYRGRGLASRLVSAVGAGIADRGDRVLLHALATNPAVSLYQQLGFRLRAVTEFRSVTVPG; encoded by the coding sequence ATGACGGTCGCTGCGGCGGTGGATCTTTCCCGCCCCGATCCGGGGCTGGGTGATCCGGATCTGGACCGGGTGGTGTGGGCCTCGCTGACCTCGGGGCACCATGCCCGATTGACCCAGCGTCGCGGTGATGCCGCCCGATACCACCCGGACGTCGCCCCGTTCGTCGGGCTGGCCGACCCGGCCGACCCACGAGGCTGGGCCGATGTCGCGGCGCTCGTCGGGCCGGGGGCCACGGTCGCGGTCTCCGGGGCGGGCGTGGTCCCGCCCGCCGATTGGGCGGTCACCCTGATCGGCCGGGGTGTGCAGCTGGTCGACGTCACGCTGGACAAGCAGCCGGACCCGGAGGCGGTTCGCCTGGGCCCGGACGACGTGCCGCAGATCCTGGATCTGGTGGCCCGCACCGAACCCGGCCCGTTCCGGCCGCGGACCATCGAACTGGGCACCTACCTGGGCATCAAGCACGACGGGCGGCTGGTGGCCCTGGCCGGGGAACGGCTGCACCCGCAGGGCTGGACCGAGATCAGCGCGGTGTGCACCGATCCGGCCTACCGCGGGCGGGGGCTGGCCAGCCGGCTGGTGTCCGCGGTGGGCGCCGGCATCGCCGATCGCGGCGACCGGGTGCTGCTGCACGCCCTGGCCACCAACCCGGCGGTGAGCCTGTATCAGCAGTTGGGCTTCCGGCTGCGGGCCGTCACCGAGTTCCGTTCGGTGACGGTGCCGGGCTGA